In the Paenibacillus sp. FSL H7-0357 genome, one interval contains:
- the map gene encoding type I methionyl aminopeptidase, whose translation MIILKSPREIEEMKPASQIIADCYREVAKLIEPGITTREINDFVARHITKLGGKQFTKGYNGFPAETCISVNDVVAHGIPSNQVLMDGDLLKLDIVVEYGGWFGDSCWCYAVGNIPPEAQKLMKVTKECLDLGIARALPGGRLGDITSAIQQHAEANGFSVVRDLLAHGIGRSLHEEPSYEHIGVAGKGIRLKEGMVFTIEPMINEGTFRITIDDDEWTARTADGKLSAQYEHTIAVTPDGPLILTAQ comes from the coding sequence ATGATCATTTTAAAATCACCCAGGGAAATCGAAGAGATGAAGCCGGCGAGCCAAATCATTGCGGACTGCTACCGCGAGGTGGCCAAACTGATCGAGCCTGGGATCACCACCCGGGAAATCAATGACTTTGTTGCCAGACACATCACCAAGCTGGGCGGCAAGCAGTTTACGAAAGGGTACAACGGTTTTCCCGCCGAAACCTGCATTTCGGTCAACGATGTGGTGGCCCACGGCATTCCTTCGAACCAGGTGCTTATGGACGGCGACTTGCTAAAGCTCGACATCGTCGTGGAATACGGCGGATGGTTCGGCGATTCGTGCTGGTGCTATGCGGTGGGCAATATCCCGCCGGAGGCGCAAAAATTAATGAAGGTGACAAAGGAATGCTTGGATCTGGGGATCGCCCGGGCACTCCCCGGGGGCCGGCTCGGCGACATAACGTCGGCGATTCAACAGCATGCGGAAGCGAACGGGTTTTCGGTCGTACGCGATCTGCTGGCGCATGGGATCGGGCGGAGCCTGCACGAGGAACCGAGCTACGAGCATATCGGCGTAGCCGGCAAAGGCATTCGGTTAAAGGAAGGCATGGTGTTTACGATTGAACCGATGATCAACGAAGGTACGTTCCGCATCACGATCGACGACGATGAGTGGACGGCGAGAACGGCCGACGGCAAGCTGTCGGCGCAATATGAGCATACGATCGCAGTCACGCCGGACGGACCGCTGATTTTAACGGCCCAGTAA
- a CDS encoding polysaccharide pyruvyl transferase family protein — MKKVGIITLYYKNYNYGGQLGAYALQKAIAKLGFHCEQITFKWQNEYTLQAYESAKGAEHFRTFSESIPHSERLYTVSDIAECVDDYDIFVCGSDQIWGLPWVISDDILPCMALSFVPASKTKIAYAASMGGAEIEPDRKNILAPHVNSLDFVSVREKSAIPFVKTMKNGDITHVLDPVMLLDKSGWDDISATPPEKAYILTYDLRDITGVQEYAEALSKKYGYEIISLATAGAATVGPKEFVGYIKHAKYFITSAFHGAAFAILYKVPFLVFPVSDNPQDPKSMDSRLIALLDTFGLSSCYVYDTSNIPNIDDVTFHHIDESKTSAFRHNSLQFLKDALES; from the coding sequence ATGAAAAAAGTTGGAATTATTACTCTTTACTACAAAAACTATAATTACGGTGGCCAGCTTGGAGCTTATGCACTGCAAAAAGCTATAGCTAAGTTAGGATTTCATTGTGAGCAAATTACATTCAAGTGGCAAAACGAATACACCTTACAAGCATATGAAAGTGCTAAAGGTGCTGAACATTTCAGGACTTTTTCCGAAAGCATTCCCCACAGCGAACGCTTATATACAGTATCTGATATTGCAGAATGTGTTGATGATTACGATATTTTTGTTTGCGGTAGCGACCAAATATGGGGTTTACCATGGGTTATTTCCGATGACATTTTACCCTGTATGGCACTTTCTTTTGTTCCAGCATCAAAAACGAAAATTGCATACGCAGCAAGCATGGGAGGAGCAGAAATAGAGCCCGATCGAAAAAATATCCTTGCTCCACACGTTAATTCCTTAGACTTTGTTTCTGTTCGTGAAAAAAGTGCAATCCCTTTTGTGAAAACGATGAAAAATGGAGATATTACTCATGTATTGGATCCAGTAATGCTTCTTGATAAATCCGGATGGGATGATATATCTGCTACTCCGCCAGAAAAAGCCTATATACTCACTTATGATTTACGAGATATTACAGGGGTTCAGGAATACGCTGAAGCACTTTCAAAAAAGTACGGATACGAGATTATATCTCTTGCAACTGCTGGAGCAGCTACGGTTGGTCCGAAGGAATTTGTAGGGTACATAAAACACGCTAAGTATTTTATTACTAGTGCTTTTCATGGGGCTGCTTTTGCCATTTTATATAAGGTTCCATTTTTGGTTTTCCCGGTATCTGATAATCCACAAGACCCCAAATCAATGGATTCAAGACTGATAGCTCTGCTGGATACGTTTGGCTTATCTTCTTGCTATGTTTATGATACATCAAATATTCCAAATATTGATGATGTTACTTTTCATCATATAGACGAATCAAAAACAAGTGCATTTCGTCATAATTCACTTCAATTTCTTAAAGATGCTTTGGAATCTTAA
- a CDS encoding TetR/AcrR family transcriptional regulator: MTPRTKEQNEEIRLRRLAQIRKAAADVFLNKGPLLEIRDVAAQAGLGYGTVYHYYSNKGDLLYDLLWDAVERAGGWLEAPLEFPLEAPLEARLKVPLEVPRASASGETPADTGNLAAADSRSGSRGTAAAAELGPVAAAGVRLLQLWAEDHALYLLHKQASEDFASLPEARSALLSAAFRREVLAPFAALLETGRAADGAAASGGNAAEPPYRLQHAEMLLAALVGCASLSLRRGKLHEEARDIALFLKL; the protein is encoded by the coding sequence ATGACTCCACGCACGAAGGAACAAAACGAAGAGATCCGGCTGCGGCGTCTGGCGCAAATTCGTAAAGCCGCTGCCGATGTGTTTTTGAATAAAGGGCCATTACTGGAAATCCGCGATGTGGCCGCGCAGGCGGGACTCGGCTATGGCACGGTATACCATTATTACAGCAATAAGGGCGATTTGCTCTACGATCTGTTATGGGACGCGGTGGAGCGGGCTGGGGGATGGCTAGAGGCTCCGCTTGAGTTCCCGCTGGAGGCTCCGCTAGAGGCACGGCTGAAGGTCCCGCTGGAGGTCCCACGCGCTTCGGCTTCGGGGGAGACGCCGGCGGACACTGGGAACTTGGCTGCCGCGGATTCCCGAAGCGGAAGCCGCGGAACGGCCGCTGCCGCAGAGCTTGGCCCCGTCGCCGCCGCCGGCGTCCGGCTGCTGCAGCTTTGGGCAGAGGACCACGCCCTGTACCTGCTGCATAAGCAGGCCAGTGAGGACTTTGCCTCGCTGCCTGAAGCGCGCTCGGCCCTGCTCTCGGCCGCCTTTCGCCGGGAGGTGCTCGCGCCGTTTGCCGCACTGCTGGAAACCGGGCGTGCGGCGGACGGGGCTGCCGCTTCCGGCGGAAACGCGGCGGAGCCGCCGTATCGGCTACAGCATGCTGAAATGCTGCTGGCCGCCTTGGTCGGCTGCGCCTCGCTTTCGCTTCGCCGCGGAAAGCTGCACGAGGAGGCCAGGGATATCGCCCTGTTTTTAAAATTATAG
- a CDS encoding ketopantoate reductase family protein, whose product MSAKQDRILIFGAGVIGSMYAIKLIEAGFDVSLFAHSNRFKSLRENGLQYKEKGTVRSIQVNVIDTLENDDVYDFIFVTVRYDRSESALLALKDNQSKNIVTMTSNSIGFSSWLDIVGDRLLPAFPGFGGQIKDGVLHARFLPKILVATAFGEINGVVTERIENLAKLFKTAKLPYVIKKDMQAYLITHSVSDIAMLSILHSENKIIDKKTARTRKTARKITVTLKANLRAIQKAGVSIDPPMLKMVLKFPNLFLDLFFMTWLRTKMVRDMMLPDYANNANNEIVQLSNDLMKFLSQNDIKSEIHVQ is encoded by the coding sequence ATGTCAGCAAAACAAGATAGAATTTTAATTTTTGGTGCAGGTGTTATCGGGAGCATGTACGCAATTAAGCTTATTGAAGCAGGGTTTGACGTTAGCCTGTTTGCACATTCTAATAGATTTAAATCATTAAGAGAAAATGGCCTGCAATATAAAGAAAAAGGTACAGTTAGATCGATACAAGTAAATGTCATTGATACGCTCGAAAATGACGATGTATACGATTTTATTTTCGTTACCGTTCGTTATGATCGGTCCGAATCAGCGTTGTTAGCGCTAAAAGATAATCAAAGCAAAAATATAGTCACGATGACTAGTAATTCAATTGGATTTTCTTCGTGGCTGGATATCGTAGGGGATAGACTTTTACCAGCTTTTCCCGGCTTCGGCGGACAGATTAAAGATGGAGTATTGCATGCTCGATTTCTACCAAAGATTTTAGTGGCAACTGCATTTGGAGAAATTAATGGTGTAGTGACAGAACGCATAGAAAACCTCGCAAAATTATTTAAAACAGCAAAGCTTCCCTACGTTATTAAAAAGGATATGCAAGCGTATCTAATCACACATTCCGTATCAGACATTGCCATGTTGAGCATTTTGCATTCTGAGAATAAGATAATTGACAAAAAAACAGCCAGAACCAGAAAGACGGCACGCAAAATAACAGTCACTTTAAAAGCGAATCTAAGGGCAATACAAAAAGCTGGCGTTTCAATTGATCCTCCAATGCTTAAAATGGTGCTTAAATTTCCAAACTTATTTTTGGATCTTTTCTTTATGACATGGCTACGAACTAAAATGGTTAGGGATATGATGTTGCCGGATTATGCGAATAATGCTAACAATGAGATTGTGCAGCTGAGTAATGATCTAATGAAATTTTTAAGTCAAAATGATATCAAGTCGGAAATACATGTTCAGTAA
- a CDS encoding Tex family protein, translating to MPDEAAARQEQELITAAIAKELGISLKQVRTTVGLLDEGNTIPFIARYRKEMTGELDENALRDIEERLAYLRNLGDRKKDVIRSIEEQGKLTKELHEQILKAVKLQEVEDLYRPFRQKRKTRASVAKEKGLEPLANWVMEQRRQGLPLEEAAKYIDADKGVESAELALQGAMDIIAENIADDPVIRSWIRQYTASQGVLVSEAKDAEQESVYENYYSYREPVHKMPPHRILAINRGERENVLKVGIEVTTDKIHAFISRKLIKGPSPVKELLETVTEDSYKRLIAPSVEREVRGEMTEKGENQAISIFSGNLRSLLLQPPVKGRNVLGVDPAYRTGCKLAVVDDTGKLLEVAVTYPTPPNNKKKEAAAKFKELIAKYGIQLIVIGNGTGSRETEQFTAEVIAEIGNPELAYLIVNEAGASVYSASKLAQEEFPDLDVAERSAASIARRVQDPLAELVKIDPKAIGVGQYQHDVSQKHLEESLKGVVESAVNHVGVDVNTASASLLSYVAGVNATIAKNIVKFREENGKFVTRKALQKVPRLGAKSYEQCIGFLRIPGGDNTLDRTPIHPESYPVVDRLFRELGLEVARLGSKEVAEELQAQNAEELAAKLDVGVPTLRDILESLQRPGRDPREELPLPIFRTDVLKIEDLVPGMEMQGTVRNVIDFGAFVDIGIKNDGLVHISQLSGSFVKHPMDVVSVGDNVTVWVMGVDLKKGRVSLTMRPPRSEAGSAK from the coding sequence GTGCCGGATGAAGCTGCTGCACGGCAGGAGCAGGAACTGATTACCGCGGCGATTGCCAAAGAGCTGGGCATTAGCCTGAAACAGGTGCGTACGACGGTAGGCCTTCTGGATGAGGGGAATACAATTCCGTTTATTGCGAGATACCGTAAGGAAATGACCGGTGAGCTGGACGAGAACGCTCTGCGTGATATTGAGGAAAGGCTGGCCTATCTGCGCAATCTGGGTGACCGCAAGAAAGATGTCATCCGCAGCATCGAGGAGCAGGGCAAGCTGACAAAGGAGCTGCATGAGCAGATCCTGAAGGCAGTCAAGCTGCAGGAAGTGGAGGATCTGTATCGTCCCTTCCGGCAGAAGCGCAAGACGCGGGCAAGTGTGGCCAAGGAGAAGGGGCTGGAGCCGCTGGCGAACTGGGTCATGGAACAGCGCCGGCAGGGGCTTCCGCTGGAAGAGGCCGCTAAATATATTGATGCGGACAAAGGCGTGGAGAGTGCTGAGCTGGCGCTGCAGGGCGCGATGGATATCATCGCTGAGAACATTGCCGATGATCCGGTCATCCGTTCCTGGATACGCCAGTACACCGCAAGTCAAGGGGTGCTGGTCTCCGAAGCCAAGGATGCTGAGCAGGAGAGCGTATACGAGAACTATTACAGTTACCGTGAACCGGTACATAAAATGCCGCCGCACCGGATTCTCGCCATCAACCGCGGAGAACGGGAGAACGTGCTAAAGGTAGGCATTGAGGTGACTACTGACAAGATTCATGCCTTTATCTCGCGGAAGCTGATCAAGGGGCCGTCCCCGGTTAAGGAATTGCTGGAGACTGTGACGGAGGATTCCTACAAGCGGCTGATCGCTCCGTCTGTTGAGCGCGAGGTGCGCGGAGAGATGACGGAGAAAGGAGAGAATCAGGCGATCTCGATCTTCTCCGGGAATCTGCGCAGCCTGCTGCTGCAGCCGCCGGTCAAAGGCCGGAACGTGCTTGGCGTTGACCCGGCTTACCGTACCGGGTGCAAGCTGGCCGTTGTGGACGATACCGGCAAGCTGCTGGAGGTAGCGGTCACTTATCCGACGCCGCCGAACAACAAGAAGAAGGAGGCGGCGGCGAAGTTCAAGGAGCTGATTGCCAAATACGGCATTCAGCTGATCGTAATCGGCAACGGCACCGGCTCGCGGGAGACGGAGCAGTTCACCGCCGAGGTCATCGCAGAGATCGGCAATCCTGAGCTGGCGTACCTGATCGTTAATGAAGCGGGAGCCAGTGTCTATTCCGCCTCCAAGCTTGCGCAGGAGGAGTTCCCGGATCTGGATGTGGCCGAGCGCAGCGCCGCATCCATTGCCCGCCGCGTGCAGGACCCGCTGGCGGAGCTGGTGAAGATCGATCCGAAGGCGATCGGAGTCGGGCAGTACCAGCATGACGTCTCCCAGAAGCATCTGGAGGAGAGCCTGAAGGGCGTTGTGGAATCCGCGGTTAACCACGTCGGTGTCGATGTGAATACAGCATCCGCATCCCTGCTGTCCTATGTTGCGGGCGTGAATGCCACAATCGCCAAGAATATTGTGAAGTTCCGCGAGGAGAACGGCAAGTTCGTGACCCGCAAGGCGCTGCAGAAGGTGCCGCGCCTCGGTGCCAAATCCTACGAGCAATGCATCGGCTTCCTGCGGATTCCCGGCGGGGACAATACGCTGGACCGCACGCCGATCCATCCGGAGTCCTATCCGGTGGTGGACCGCCTGTTCCGTGAGCTGGGGCTGGAGGTAGCCCGGCTCGGCAGCAAGGAGGTCGCTGAGGAGCTGCAGGCACAGAACGCCGAAGAGCTGGCTGCGAAGCTGGATGTCGGCGTGCCTACACTGCGCGACATCCTTGAAAGTCTGCAGCGCCCGGGCCGCGATCCGCGCGAGGAGCTGCCGCTGCCGATCTTCCGCACCGATGTGCTGAAGATCGAGGATCTGGTTCCCGGCATGGAGATGCAGGGAACCGTCCGAAACGTAATCGATTTCGGCGCCTTCGTCGATATCGGAATCAAGAACGACGGGCTGGTGCATATCTCCCAGCTTAGCGGCAGCTTCGTGAAGCACCCGATGGACGTCGTCTCAGTAGGAGACAATGTCACCGTGTGGGTCATGGGCGTTGACCTCAAGAAAGGCCGGGTCAGCCTGACCATGCGTCCGCCGCGCAGCGAAGCAGGCAGCGCCAAGTAA
- a CDS encoding TetR/AcrR family transcriptional regulator translates to MKKQPQITEKTRQKVVEVFCELYSQKPIEKISVQEIANKSGYNRSTFYQYFTDIYELLDSVENDLLNDIKKEMANKELSMHTVQDTLYCLDKREHLLVLNALLGDYGSARFLKRLKKEITLDQLELNVPQNHSLTPYFIEFYLTTSLSLFRLWLQRQKDLSSEEFFKIVENLYSRGITPYFKE, encoded by the coding sequence ATGAAAAAGCAACCCCAAATAACGGAGAAAACAAGACAAAAGGTTGTAGAAGTTTTTTGTGAGTTATATAGCCAAAAGCCGATTGAGAAAATTTCGGTTCAGGAAATTGCGAATAAGTCAGGATATAACCGCAGCACCTTTTATCAATACTTTACTGACATTTACGAATTGTTAGACTCTGTTGAAAATGACTTATTGAATGACATTAAAAAAGAAATGGCGAATAAAGAGCTATCGATGCATACGGTTCAAGATACGCTCTATTGTCTGGACAAAAGAGAACATCTCCTGGTTCTTAATGCCCTTTTGGGTGATTATGGAAGTGCCCGTTTTTTAAAACGCTTAAAAAAAGAAATCACTTTGGATCAATTAGAATTAAACGTTCCGCAAAACCATTCCTTAACGCCATACTTCATTGAGTTTTACCTGACAACTTCCCTTTCTTTATTTCGTCTTTGGCTCCAGCGTCAAAAGGATTTATCGTCAGAAGAATTTTTCAAGATAGTGGAGAACCTATATTCAAGAGGGATTACGCCCTATTTTAAAGAATGA